A stretch of the Arthrobacter stackebrandtii genome encodes the following:
- a CDS encoding bifunctional glycosyltransferase family 2/GtrA family protein — translation MIILIPAYQPDENLPSLVEALRQAAPNHPVVVVNDGSSPDFDSVFARSKECGATVVGYPNNHGKGQALKTGFSYIAAHHPGQPVVCADSDGQHSVVDILRVAKAVNAENTVVLGERHFSGRIPLRSSIGNSATRLFFALATGSWLSDTQTGLRGYPAQLLPWLATVRGDRYEYELNVLLEARSRGFGFESVPIATIYLNSNKSSHFRPVRDSARIYAPLLKFSASSFLGFLVDTAAFVALVAVGGPLWLAVLGARAVSAGLNFCVNRTLVFPEGRAVPVRRSAGRYLLLAAGLLGANYVLLLSFTGAGLTPLPAKAVTEAVLFLASFALQRRFLFRNRPAANTAQHSQAQLSTDTDSAQAQTKVWS, via the coding sequence ATGATCATCTTGATCCCGGCCTACCAACCGGATGAGAACCTGCCCTCCCTGGTGGAGGCGCTGCGGCAGGCAGCCCCCAACCACCCCGTCGTTGTAGTCAACGACGGCAGTTCCCCCGACTTCGATTCCGTCTTTGCCCGGTCCAAGGAGTGCGGGGCAACCGTCGTTGGCTACCCCAACAACCACGGCAAGGGCCAGGCACTGAAGACCGGGTTCAGCTACATTGCCGCCCACCATCCGGGCCAGCCGGTGGTATGCGCCGACAGCGACGGCCAGCACAGTGTGGTGGACATCCTGCGCGTAGCCAAGGCTGTGAACGCCGAGAACACGGTGGTTCTCGGCGAGCGCCATTTCAGCGGCCGGATTCCGTTGCGCAGCAGCATTGGCAACAGTGCCACCCGGCTGTTCTTTGCCCTGGCCACGGGCTCCTGGCTGAGCGACACCCAGACGGGGCTGCGCGGCTATCCGGCCCAGTTGCTGCCCTGGCTGGCCACCGTCCGCGGGGACCGCTACGAGTACGAGCTCAATGTGCTGTTGGAGGCTCGCAGCCGCGGCTTCGGCTTCGAATCAGTGCCCATCGCCACCATTTACCTGAACAGCAACAAGTCCTCACATTTCCGGCCGGTGCGGGACTCTGCGCGCATTTACGCCCCGCTGCTGAAGTTTTCCGCCTCCTCATTCCTGGGGTTCCTGGTGGACACCGCAGCGTTTGTGGCCCTTGTCGCGGTTGGCGGCCCCTTGTGGCTGGCGGTGCTTGGTGCCCGCGCCGTCAGTGCCGGGTTGAACTTCTGCGTCAACCGCACTCTGGTGTTTCCGGAGGGGCGCGCCGTGCCGGTGCGGCGCTCGGCTGGGCGCTACCTGTTGCTGGCGGCCGGGCTTTTGGGTGCCAATTATGTCCTGCTGCTGAGCTTCACGGGTGCCGGGCTGACGCCACTGCCGGCGAAGGCGGTCACCGAGGCGGTTCTGTTCCTTGCCAGCTTTGCTCTGCAAAGACGCTTCCTTTTCCGCAACCGGCCAGCTGCGAACACCGCACAACATTCACAAGCCCAGCTTTCCACCGACACAGATTCGGCACAGGCTCAGACGAAAGTCTGGTCATAG
- a CDS encoding phosphodiester glycosidase family protein, which produces MTTSPPPAPPATRPQESPATPRSGPSRRVVLGGALGLLLSAGGAATWALERFVVPHVEIDDVSAYESSRAADTGSLSGASDGAGTGATAVASANSYTSDQGTLAIKAVTSGSGNTALAYFTADLRLTDATVLRSAFAQNKFGENITATTSTIAEENGAVFAINGDYYGFRDTGIVIRNGVAYRDKGAREGLAFHRDGTVEVYDETAVNAEALVAAGVWNTLSFGPSLIEGGSIRDGIAEVEVDTNFGNHSIQGLQPRTAVGVLGPNHLVFVVVDGRAPGYSTGVTMTELAQIMLDLGAVTAYNIDGGGSSTMYFNGHLVNKPLGRDQERGTSDILYLGK; this is translated from the coding sequence ATGACTACTTCTCCCCCTCCCGCTCCCCCTGCCACCCGACCCCAGGAATCCCCGGCCACACCACGGAGCGGGCCCAGCCGCCGGGTGGTACTCGGCGGGGCCCTGGGCCTGTTGCTGTCCGCCGGCGGTGCCGCCACCTGGGCGCTGGAGCGCTTCGTGGTCCCGCATGTGGAAATTGACGACGTCTCCGCGTACGAATCCAGCCGGGCCGCAGACACAGGCTCACTCTCGGGGGCCAGCGACGGGGCTGGGACCGGTGCGACCGCCGTCGCAAGTGCCAACAGCTACACATCCGATCAGGGCACGCTGGCCATCAAGGCGGTGACCTCCGGCAGCGGGAACACGGCCCTGGCCTACTTCACGGCCGATCTGAGGCTCACAGATGCCACCGTTTTGCGCTCAGCGTTTGCGCAGAACAAGTTTGGTGAAAACATCACCGCCACCACCTCCACCATCGCTGAGGAAAATGGAGCCGTCTTTGCCATCAACGGCGACTATTACGGCTTTCGCGACACCGGGATCGTGATTCGCAATGGCGTCGCCTATCGGGACAAGGGCGCCCGTGAGGGGCTTGCCTTCCACCGGGACGGCACAGTTGAGGTGTATGACGAAACCGCCGTCAACGCCGAGGCTCTCGTGGCGGCCGGGGTGTGGAACACGCTCTCCTTTGGCCCCTCCCTCATAGAAGGCGGCAGCATCCGTGACGGCATTGCCGAGGTGGAGGTGGACACCAACTTTGGCAACCACTCCATCCAGGGGCTGCAGCCGCGCACCGCCGTGGGCGTCCTGGGTCCCAACCACCTGGTGTTTGTGGTTGTGGACGGGCGTGCGCCCGGCTACAGCACGGGGGTCACCATGACGGAGCTGGCCCAGATCATGCTGGATTTGGGCGCCGTCACCGCCTACAACATCGACGGTGGCGGCTCCTCCACCATGTACTTCAACGGGCACCTCGTCAACAAGCCGCTGGGCAGAGACCAGGAACGCGGCACCTCCGACATTCTCTACCTCGGAAAGTAG